A section of the bacterium genome encodes:
- a CDS encoding CpsD/CapB family tyrosine-protein kinase, with amino-acid sequence MHRSSAHSIISFFNDESPEANEFRRLYSKLKNLYADEEMKNFLVTSAKMNEGKSTTAALLACTIARYRNTKTILVDCDLRRPRVHQLFGIPKEEGVADVLTGARKLDTCFKQTPIENLRLLTAGGVVTSPTELINSPRMHDLFSEIKFYFDTVIVDSPPVIPVTDALILSPEMDGALVVIKAGETHKEVARRAVDLMRNAGLNILGVIINNEKGVLPYYYDHKYYGYSYYNLEEKAK; translated from the coding sequence ATGCACAGATCTTCTGCACACTCGATTATCTCCTTCTTCAACGACGAGTCGCCGGAGGCCAACGAGTTCCGGCGTTTGTACTCGAAGCTCAAAAACCTCTACGCCGACGAGGAGATGAAGAACTTCCTCGTGACCAGCGCCAAGATGAACGAGGGCAAGAGCACCACCGCGGCGCTGCTGGCGTGCACCATCGCGCGCTACCGCAACACCAAAACGATTTTGGTGGATTGTGATCTGCGCCGGCCGCGGGTGCACCAACTCTTCGGCATTCCCAAGGAAGAAGGCGTGGCCGACGTGCTGACCGGCGCGCGCAAGCTCGACACCTGTTTCAAACAGACGCCGATCGAGAATCTGCGCCTGCTCACTGCCGGCGGGGTGGTGACCAGCCCGACCGAGCTGATCAACTCGCCGCGCATGCACGACTTGTTTTCCGAAATCAAATTCTATTTCGACACCGTGATTGTCGATTCGCCGCCCGTGATTCCGGTCACCGATGCCCTCATCCTCAGCCCGGAAATGGACGGCGCGCTGGTGGTGATCAAAGCCGGCGAGACCCACAAGGAAGTGGCGCGGCGCGCGGTTGATTTGATGCGCAACGCCGGGTTGAACATCCTGGGCGTCATCATCAACAACGAAAAGGGCGTGCTGCCCTACTACTACGACCACAAGTACTACGGCTATTCTTACTACAACCTCGAGGAAAAGGCGAAATAA
- a CDS encoding SDR family oxidoreductase → MAFFLVTGGGGFIGSNLVRALVERGERVRVLDNFATGKRSNLAEFAGQLELLEGDIRDRALVEQAVAGVDYVLHQAALGSVPRSIQDPLTSNDVNVNGTINLLWAAKQARVKRFVFASSSSVYGDTPTLPKEESMPPNPISPYATSKLAGERYALSFWHVYRLPTVALRYFNVFGPKQDPDSQYAAVIPRFITALMNGVAPVIYGDGEQSRDFTYIDNVVQANLLACTAPEAPGHFMNVACGERYTLNTLLQELNSIMGTHIAARHESARPGDVKHSMAANTRAQSLLSFSPEIKFQEGLKRTVAWYLSQHR, encoded by the coding sequence ATGGCGTTTTTTCTGGTGACAGGAGGTGGCGGTTTCATCGGTTCCAATCTCGTGCGCGCGCTGGTGGAACGCGGTGAGCGCGTGCGCGTGCTCGACAACTTCGCCACCGGCAAGCGGTCGAACTTGGCCGAGTTTGCCGGCCAACTGGAGTTGCTCGAAGGTGACATCCGCGATCGCGCGCTGGTCGAGCAGGCGGTGGCGGGCGTCGATTACGTTCTGCATCAAGCCGCGCTCGGCTCGGTGCCGCGTTCCATTCAAGATCCGCTCACCTCCAACGATGTCAACGTCAACGGCACCATCAATTTGTTGTGGGCCGCCAAGCAAGCGCGGGTCAAACGCTTCGTTTTCGCTTCTTCCTCCTCGGTTTACGGCGACACGCCCACCCTCCCCAAAGAGGAAAGCATGCCGCCCAATCCGATTTCACCTTATGCCACTTCCAAACTCGCCGGTGAGCGTTACGCCCTTTCCTTTTGGCACGTTTACCGCCTGCCCACCGTGGCCCTGCGCTATTTCAATGTCTTCGGCCCGAAGCAGGACCCGGACTCGCAATACGCGGCCGTGATTCCGCGCTTCATCACCGCGCTGATGAACGGCGTGGCGCCGGTCATCTACGGCGACGGCGAGCAATCGCGCGATTTCACCTACATCGACAACGTCGTGCAGGCCAATCTGCTGGCGTGCACCGCGCCCGAGGCACCCGGCCATTTCATGAATGTGGCCTGCGGCGAGCGCTACACCTTGAACACGCTGCTGCAGGAACTGAACAGCATCATGGGCACCCACATCGCAGCTCGCCATGAAAGCGCGCGGCCCGGCGACGTCAAACATTCCATGGCCGCCAACACGCGCGCGCAGAGCCTGCTGTCTTTCTCGCCTGAGATCAAATTTCAGGAAGGGCTCAAGCGCACCGTGGCGTGGTACCTCAGCCAGCACCGCTGA
- a CDS encoding DUF3473 domain-containing protein: MGIKNALTVDVEDWFHVSLFRTKIRREEWDQLKSTVVQNTCRVLNVFAEKNVKATFFVLGWVAERYPEIVVAIKEQGHEVASHGYGHQIIYEQTHKEFAADVEKSLLILENIIGERVLGYRAPSYSITRSSMWAWQTLADLGLIYDSSIFPVKHDLYGIPDAPRFPFEIRFLNQTRLIEFPLSTVVMMKKNVPMAGGGYLRLYPYWFIQNSVRQINAEGRPAIIYLHPWEVDAELPRLKVGWFKTMRHYGNLALMEHRLRRLLEEFSFGPVSEVLSETRIQTDWPRTTLPAPGVNGRLRGSVPVS, encoded by the coding sequence ATGGGCATCAAGAACGCACTCACCGTCGACGTCGAAGACTGGTTTCATGTCTCCCTGTTTCGGACCAAGATCCGGCGGGAGGAGTGGGATCAGCTCAAAAGCACCGTGGTGCAGAACACCTGCCGCGTCCTCAATGTCTTTGCCGAGAAAAACGTCAAAGCGACGTTCTTCGTGCTCGGCTGGGTCGCCGAGCGCTATCCGGAAATCGTGGTGGCGATCAAGGAACAGGGCCATGAGGTGGCCAGCCACGGCTACGGCCATCAGATCATCTATGAGCAAACCCACAAGGAATTCGCCGCGGACGTGGAGAAATCCCTGCTCATTCTGGAAAACATCATCGGCGAGCGGGTGCTGGGCTATCGTGCGCCCAGTTACTCGATCACACGCTCTTCGATGTGGGCTTGGCAAACGCTGGCGGATCTCGGGCTGATCTACGATTCCAGCATCTTTCCGGTGAAGCACGATCTTTACGGCATTCCCGATGCGCCGCGCTTTCCCTTCGAGATTCGCTTCCTCAATCAAACGCGCCTGATCGAATTTCCGCTTTCCACCGTGGTGATGATGAAGAAGAACGTGCCGATGGCCGGCGGCGGCTATTTGCGGCTTTATCCTTATTGGTTCATCCAGAACAGCGTGCGCCAGATCAACGCCGAAGGCCGGCCCGCGATCATTTATCTGCATCCCTGGGAAGTGGACGCCGAGCTGCCGCGTTTGAAAGTGGGCTGGTTCAAAACCATGCGCCACTATGGCAACCTGGCGCTGATGGAGCACCGCCTGCGGCGCCTGCTCGAGGAATTTTCCTTCGGCCCCGTGAGTGAAGTCTTGTCGGAAACCAGGATTCAAACAGATTGGCCACGCACGACTCTGCCCGCGCCGGGCGTGAATGGCAGGCTTCGGGGGAGCGTGCCGGTCTCATGA
- a CDS encoding FemAB family PEP-CTERM system-associated protein, producing MIVEAVENQCEAWDRFVHENADSRGPHLSGWKQVIEKTFSHHCYYLAAREGDRWRGLLPLTHLRSKLFGSFLVSVPYLNYGGIVADSEAARQALYERAVALARQLRVAHVELRHETALLPHLPTKQHKVAMLLELPDTSELLLQGFKAKLRSQIRKPQKEGLTYRCGREQELDSFYQVFVTNMRDLGTPVYSRRFFANILAAFPERAHICTVYRGEQPLAAGFVFGFRQTLEIPWASSLREFNALAPNMLLYWAVLEFAIQQGYKFFDFGRSTPNEGTYKFKEQWGARPVPLHWQYWLANGATTLPDLSPHNAKYQMAIQIWQRLPLAVTRLVGPAIVKNIP from the coding sequence ATGATCGTGGAAGCCGTCGAGAATCAGTGCGAAGCGTGGGACCGCTTCGTGCACGAAAACGCGGACAGCCGCGGGCCGCATCTGAGCGGCTGGAAGCAGGTCATCGAGAAGACCTTCTCGCATCACTGCTACTATCTCGCCGCGCGCGAGGGGGATCGCTGGCGCGGTCTCCTGCCTTTGACCCATCTGCGCAGCAAGCTCTTCGGGTCGTTTTTGGTTTCCGTGCCCTATCTGAATTATGGCGGGATTGTCGCGGATTCCGAGGCGGCGCGGCAGGCGCTCTACGAGCGCGCCGTGGCGCTGGCGCGGCAGCTCCGCGTGGCGCACGTGGAATTGCGGCATGAAACGGCGCTGCTGCCGCATCTGCCGACCAAGCAGCACAAAGTCGCGATGCTGCTCGAGCTGCCCGACACGTCCGAGCTGCTGCTGCAGGGCTTCAAAGCCAAGCTGCGCAGCCAGATTCGCAAACCGCAGAAGGAGGGCTTGACCTATCGCTGTGGCCGCGAGCAGGAACTGGACAGTTTTTACCAAGTTTTTGTCACCAACATGCGCGACCTGGGCACGCCGGTGTATTCGCGCAGATTCTTCGCGAACATTTTGGCTGCGTTTCCGGAGCGCGCGCACATTTGCACGGTGTATCGTGGGGAGCAGCCGCTGGCCGCGGGTTTCGTTTTCGGCTTTCGCCAGACGCTGGAGATTCCGTGGGCCTCGAGTTTGCGGGAGTTCAACGCGCTGGCGCCGAACATGTTGTTGTATTGGGCGGTGCTGGAGTTTGCCATTCAACAGGGCTACAAGTTTTTCGACTTCGGGCGGTCCACGCCCAATGAGGGCACCTACAAATTCAAAGAGCAATGGGGCGCCCGGCCGGTGCCGCTGCATTGGCAATACTGGCTCGCCAACGGCGCCACGACCCTTCCCGACCTCAGCCCCCACAACGCCAAGTATCAGATGGCAATTCAAATTTGGCAGCGGTTGCCGCTGGCCGTCACGCGCCTGGTCGGGCCGGCCATCGTCAAAAACATTCCTTGA
- a CDS encoding polysaccharide deacetylase family protein, protein MPVRHLKMRLTGLIKAMLFHGGFFALLRLFFPNRRAALLRYHAVADPADNLYTSPSISVSVREFERHVRYFARKYRVVSLDQVVDALLAGRPLPRNAVVFTFDDGYADNLIAARILKQYGATGIFYLTTDCIDRKETLWLAEVNYLLERSPQPALRLEFNGTTHDLNLRTPQEREQAKRTVIKIIKSNDRRVRETVRQQLRAQLATAEWQATAARLMLTWEQVREMLAQGMSVGGHTVSHLNLPNAAPEDARREIAGCKHKLESVLGLPIRHFSVPNSGPYRYYNDNVKRMVGESGFVSSVTSAHGFVDGNSDLLELRRIRTIPALHEVVATIELGKFSANGGKSPIAE, encoded by the coding sequence ATGCCAGTACGCCATCTTAAAATGCGGTTGACCGGCCTGATCAAGGCGATGCTGTTCCATGGCGGTTTCTTCGCGCTGCTGCGGCTGTTTTTTCCCAATCGCCGGGCTGCGCTGCTGCGCTATCATGCCGTGGCCGATCCCGCGGACAACCTCTACACCAGCCCCAGCATCAGTGTCTCCGTCCGCGAGTTCGAGCGCCATGTGCGCTACTTTGCCCGCAAATACCGCGTGGTTTCGCTCGATCAAGTCGTCGATGCGCTGCTCGCCGGCCGGCCGCTGCCCAGGAACGCGGTGGTGTTCACTTTTGACGACGGTTATGCCGACAATCTCATCGCGGCCCGCATTCTCAAGCAATATGGCGCCACCGGCATTTTCTATTTGACCACGGACTGCATCGATCGCAAAGAGACGCTTTGGCTGGCGGAGGTGAATTATCTTTTGGAACGCAGCCCGCAGCCGGCCTTGCGGTTGGAGTTCAACGGCACCACGCATGATTTGAACTTGCGCACGCCGCAGGAGCGCGAGCAGGCCAAGCGCACGGTGATCAAGATCATCAAGAGCAACGACCGCCGCGTGCGCGAAACCGTGCGCCAGCAGCTTCGTGCCCAGCTTGCCACCGCCGAATGGCAAGCCACGGCCGCGCGCCTCATGTTGACTTGGGAGCAAGTGCGCGAAATGCTCGCCCAGGGCATGAGCGTCGGCGGCCACACGGTGTCCCATCTCAATTTGCCCAATGCCGCACCAGAAGATGCCCGCCGCGAGATTGCCGGCTGCAAGCACAAGCTCGAATCCGTGCTCGGCCTGCCGATTCGCCATTTTTCCGTGCCCAACAGCGGCCCCTATCGCTACTACAACGACAACGTCAAGCGCATGGTGGGCGAATCCGGGTTCGTTTCTTCCGTCACTTCCGCGCACGGTTTCGTGGACGGCAACAGCGATTTGCTCGAATTGCGGCGCATTCGCACGATTCCGGCATTGCATGAAGTCGTGGCGACGATCGAGCTGGGCAAGTTTTCGGCGAACGGCGGGAAAAGCCCGATCGCTGAGTAG
- a CDS encoding anti-sigma factor antagonist (This anti-anti-sigma factor, or anti-sigma factor antagonist, belongs to a family that includes characterized members SpoIIAA, RsbV, RsfA, and RsfB.) has protein sequence MIEAVEVTDEGIHIVRLMKVFDASSLDEFEKVLAYLLAHDNYRIVVDLANVEFISSAGWGAFTAELRRVRDNGGDIRLAGMNPDVLDVFLLLELDSFINAYDTIEDAILSFELPAHGPAEHQKPAANLSSLPEPENTDGAASPAWLPGQGFEVPGSDARTDWEAHATEAPVPLYGNEAVPAEESDGHGAEADVDLGYGAAYAPSLQDMLSGNANAFADYAEDLPPAEQEETTAAAHETETGEGSEAGLQAGARHEHPSQDFVPAPTAADDDAAMDSAAPRLPESRRQSQDSGMAAGMTAPEPAPAESFFEEYVLQDINDPWILDEIDRLPEEYEMDEVSWEGGTGFTDDSMPASPRRAEEQPAAPARIWAAVEDKAAALAPGERRADSSDRSAAVRPAPARTAQAAVEAKPTEGWRPAYAAPRPAVSTGVGREGMPPAMAPAEQKRSPANGPQPIRQSHAVTKMRFEGDRQSIVRQIVSQHPHYGPTMIQKYLEVRTEPAIMVSRSTVYRWLRQAGLNTREQRLQFAGRADLA, from the coding sequence TTGATCGAAGCAGTGGAAGTGACAGACGAGGGTATTCATATCGTCCGCCTGATGAAGGTCTTCGATGCTTCCAGCCTCGATGAGTTTGAAAAAGTTCTGGCCTACTTGTTGGCGCACGACAATTATCGCATCGTTGTCGATCTCGCCAATGTCGAGTTTATTTCCTCGGCAGGCTGGGGCGCGTTTACCGCCGAACTGCGTCGCGTGCGCGACAACGGCGGCGACATCCGTTTGGCCGGCATGAATCCGGACGTGCTGGATGTCTTTCTTCTGCTGGAACTCGACAGCTTCATCAATGCCTACGATACCATCGAGGATGCGATTCTGTCCTTCGAACTCCCCGCGCATGGCCCGGCTGAGCATCAAAAACCCGCGGCGAATCTCAGCAGTTTGCCGGAACCGGAGAACACCGACGGCGCAGCCTCACCGGCCTGGCTGCCGGGCCAGGGATTTGAAGTGCCGGGTTCCGACGCGCGCACGGATTGGGAAGCGCACGCAACCGAGGCGCCGGTTCCGTTGTACGGCAACGAGGCAGTGCCGGCAGAGGAATCTGACGGCCATGGTGCTGAGGCGGACGTGGATCTCGGCTACGGCGCTGCCTATGCGCCCTCCCTGCAGGACATGCTCAGCGGCAATGCCAATGCGTTTGCTGATTACGCCGAGGATTTGCCGCCGGCAGAGCAGGAGGAGACGACCGCAGCCGCGCATGAAACTGAAACCGGCGAGGGCAGCGAGGCCGGCTTGCAGGCCGGGGCACGGCATGAGCATCCTTCGCAGGATTTCGTTCCCGCGCCCACCGCTGCCGACGACGATGCTGCAATGGACTCCGCGGCGCCCCGCCTGCCGGAGTCAAGGCGGCAAAGCCAAGACTCTGGCATGGCGGCCGGGATGACGGCACCGGAGCCTGCGCCGGCGGAATCGTTTTTCGAAGAGTATGTTCTGCAGGACATCAACGATCCCTGGATTCTCGATGAAATCGACCGGCTGCCGGAAGAATATGAAATGGACGAGGTGAGTTGGGAGGGCGGCACGGGTTTCACCGATGATTCGATGCCGGCCTCACCGCGGCGCGCAGAGGAACAGCCGGCAGCGCCGGCGCGCATCTGGGCAGCAGTAGAAGACAAGGCCGCAGCCCTCGCCCCCGGTGAGCGCCGCGCTGATTCCAGCGACCGTTCCGCGGCAGTGCGACCGGCGCCGGCACGCACGGCTCAGGCGGCAGTGGAGGCCAAACCGACCGAAGGGTGGCGGCCGGCGTATGCGGCACCGCGGCCGGCGGTGAGCACCGGCGTCGGCAGAGAAGGCATGCCGCCGGCGATGGCGCCGGCAGAGCAAAAACGCAGCCCGGCCAACGGCCCGCAGCCAATTCGCCAGTCGCATGCCGTGACCAAGATGAGATTCGAGGGTGACCGGCAATCCATCGTTCGCCAAATTGTAAGCCAGCATCCGCACTATGGCCCAACGATGATACAGAAGTATTTGGAAGTGCGAACAGAGCCTGCGATCATGGTCAGCCGGTCGACGGTTTACCGGTGGCTGCGGCAGGCCGGCCTGAACACCCGTGAGCAACGCCTGCAATTCGCCGGCCGGGCCGACCTGGCGTAG
- a CDS encoding glycosyltransferase family 2 protein, with protein MVFVFWLCVSLIIWVYAGYPLLLWVRNRVAPAAPVDRRATEPEVTLLISAYNEAGVVRRKLDNSLALDYPPGKLEIIVISDCSDDGTDALVRGYEARGVRLLRLPTRSGKTAGLNAALPLARGEIVIFSDANAMYHRDTVRRMVRNFADARVGCVTGESRYNVTDGSQSSASENLYWRYELALKKMESNVGSLVGGDGAIYAIRKRLFKPMQPSDLSDFVNPLQITAQGYRNVYEPEAISYEDAGDTFAKEFQRKVRIVNRAWRGLWRVAAVLNPLRFGFFAVQVFSHKLLRWLIPVFMAGALLSNAFLLTVAPFYLVTGAGQALFYVLALLGWLQSQRPAMPRAIYVPFYFCLVNYASLLGILNYYRGQSFTMWQTVREPGT; from the coding sequence ATGGTCTTCGTCTTTTGGTTGTGTGTCAGTCTCATCATTTGGGTCTATGCTGGTTACCCGCTTTTGCTTTGGGTGAGGAACCGGGTGGCGCCGGCCGCGCCGGTTGATCGCCGCGCGACCGAGCCGGAGGTCACCCTGCTGATCAGTGCCTACAACGAAGCCGGCGTCGTCCGGCGCAAGCTCGACAACAGCCTGGCCCTGGATTATCCGCCCGGCAAGCTGGAGATCATCGTGATCTCCGACTGCTCAGACGACGGCACCGATGCTCTCGTGCGCGGGTATGAAGCGCGTGGCGTGCGGCTGCTGCGCCTGCCCACGCGCAGCGGCAAAACCGCGGGTTTGAATGCCGCACTGCCGTTGGCGCGGGGTGAAATCGTCATCTTCTCCGATGCCAACGCCATGTATCATCGCGACACTGTGCGGCGGATGGTGCGCAATTTTGCGGACGCGCGCGTGGGCTGCGTCACCGGCGAATCGCGCTACAACGTGACGGACGGCAGCCAGTCGAGCGCCAGCGAGAACTTGTACTGGCGCTATGAGCTGGCGTTGAAGAAGATGGAAAGCAATGTCGGTTCGCTGGTGGGCGGCGACGGCGCCATTTACGCCATCCGCAAGCGCTTGTTCAAACCGATGCAGCCTTCGGATCTCAGCGACTTCGTCAACCCGCTGCAGATTACGGCGCAGGGCTATCGCAACGTTTATGAGCCGGAGGCCATTTCTTATGAAGACGCCGGCGACACGTTTGCCAAGGAGTTTCAACGCAAGGTGCGCATCGTCAATCGCGCCTGGCGCGGCCTGTGGCGGGTGGCCGCGGTGTTGAATCCGCTGCGCTTCGGTTTCTTTGCGGTGCAGGTGTTTTCCCACAAGCTGCTGCGTTGGTTGATCCCGGTGTTCATGGCCGGCGCACTGCTCAGCAATGCGTTTCTGCTTACGGTCGCGCCGTTCTATTTGGTGACCGGCGCCGGCCAGGCGCTGTTCTACGTGCTCGCGCTGCTCGGCTGGCTGCAATCGCAGCGGCCGGCGATGCCGCGCGCGATCTACGTGCCGTTTTACTTCTGCCTGGTCAACTATGCCTCGCTGCTGGGTATTCTGAACTACTATCGCGGGCAATCATTCACCATGTGGCAGACCGTGCGGGAACCCGGGACGTGA
- a CDS encoding tetratricopeptide repeat protein, translated as MADFLFNDVISSPQGEYFLKTTTNDPQKQITSSFFRNGTLLEMRTREFDPKWSREMLRTKTREFHDEKKDEILMLIQLAEKLQETNQAETKNLLGQAFIRRGMYEEAIIELEETIVLNPRLSGTYNNLGSAYMAVKRYDDAITVLEQAISMSAGYADYHNNLGMAYLKKEYCKKAVEQFLRALDSNPYYAEAYFNLALAYVLNAFTKEDFSLSVNCHQKVADNLEKAAKINPSYSNEHTAQGQSLMREKKYEEAYQAFTRAISLVSKPADISFILDFYLRVIYGSKKLSSSLIWRHIRQLQELIEKYPNYADLYNHLGVAYVIMSKYVNHKAIQQFDKAMALNPGYERAKRNKRLAEYDHKGMQLLFDAILK; from the coding sequence ATGGCCGATTTTCTCTTCAACGACGTGATCAGCTCTCCCCAGGGAGAGTACTTTCTGAAGACGACCACCAATGATCCGCAGAAACAGATCACCTCTTCGTTCTTTCGCAACGGCACCCTGCTGGAGATGCGCACGCGCGAGTTCGATCCGAAGTGGTCGCGTGAAATGCTGCGCACCAAGACGCGGGAATTTCACGACGAGAAAAAAGACGAAATCCTGATGCTCATCCAGCTTGCCGAGAAGCTGCAGGAGACCAATCAGGCGGAGACCAAGAATCTGCTGGGCCAGGCTTTTATCCGGCGGGGGATGTATGAGGAGGCCATCATCGAGCTGGAGGAGACGATCGTGCTCAACCCGCGCCTCTCCGGCACCTACAACAATCTCGGCAGCGCCTACATGGCGGTGAAACGCTACGATGACGCGATCACGGTCTTGGAGCAGGCCATTTCGATGTCAGCCGGCTATGCCGACTATCACAACAACCTGGGCATGGCCTACCTCAAAAAGGAGTACTGCAAGAAGGCGGTGGAGCAGTTCCTGCGTGCGCTCGACAGCAACCCCTATTATGCCGAAGCCTACTTCAATCTGGCGCTGGCCTATGTGCTGAACGCCTTCACCAAGGAGGATTTTTCCCTCTCGGTCAACTGCCACCAGAAAGTGGCGGACAATCTGGAGAAGGCGGCCAAGATCAATCCCTCCTACTCCAACGAGCACACTGCGCAGGGGCAAAGCCTGATGCGCGAGAAGAAGTATGAAGAGGCCTATCAGGCCTTCACGCGGGCGATCAGTCTGGTGAGCAAACCCGCGGACATTTCCTTCATTCTCGATTTTTACTTGCGCGTCATCTACGGCAGCAAGAAATTGAGCAGCAGCCTGATCTGGCGGCACATCCGCCAGTTGCAGGAATTGATCGAGAAATACCCCAACTACGCCGATCTCTACAATCACCTCGGCGTCGCTTATGTGATCATGAGCAAATACGTGAATCACAAAGCCATACAGCAATTCGACAAAGCCATGGCCCTCAATCCGGGGTATGAACGCGCCAAGCGCAACAAGCGCCTGGCCGAGTATGACCACAAGGGCATGCAGTTGCTGTTCGATGCCATCTTGAAGTAG
- a CDS encoding UDP-glucose/GDP-mannose dehydrogenase family protein — protein sequence MRISIFGLGYVGTVTSACFARLGHQVTGVDVNLQKVGLLNDGKSPIVEEEIGDLVMEQVQAGRLRATTDIDTAIANSELSLICVGTPSNGNGSLSLSSVFSVCKSIAQALRAKKEDHLVVVRSTVVPGTVNRQIIPLMERESGKAHGRGFSVCFNPEFLREGSSVKDFDSPPFTIVGARDQASAEHVRQLYAGVAAPFYVTNLEVAETVKYASNIYHALKITFANELGAYCKSLGIDSHEVMDLFTLDTKLNISKAYLRPGFAFGGSCLPKDLRALLYHAKSQDLSLPLLEAVLPSNERHLHRVVEMVLAQGKRKIGILGLSFKAGTDDLRESPLVLLTETLLGKGHELRILDGDVAMARLMGGNKEYIEKEIPHLSSLLCRSLDEIIEFAEVIIIGNGNREYAAVFEKRKPEQIIIDLVRLLPDNGGSQPNYHGVCW from the coding sequence ATGAGAATCAGCATATTTGGACTGGGTTACGTCGGCACGGTGACCAGCGCTTGTTTTGCACGCTTGGGCCATCAGGTGACGGGCGTGGATGTCAATCTGCAAAAAGTGGGATTGCTCAACGACGGCAAAAGCCCGATTGTCGAGGAGGAGATTGGTGACCTGGTGATGGAGCAGGTGCAGGCCGGCCGGCTGCGGGCGACGACCGACATCGACACGGCGATCGCCAACTCCGAGTTGAGCTTGATTTGCGTGGGCACGCCCAGCAATGGCAACGGCTCGCTCAGCCTCAGCAGCGTATTCAGTGTGTGCAAGAGCATTGCGCAGGCCCTGCGCGCGAAGAAGGAAGATCACCTGGTAGTGGTGCGCAGCACGGTCGTGCCCGGCACGGTCAATCGCCAGATTATCCCGTTGATGGAGCGCGAATCCGGCAAGGCCCACGGCCGCGGCTTCAGCGTGTGCTTCAATCCCGAGTTTCTGCGCGAAGGCAGCTCGGTGAAGGATTTTGACTCACCGCCCTTCACCATCGTGGGCGCGCGCGACCAGGCCAGCGCCGAACACGTGCGCCAGCTCTATGCGGGCGTGGCCGCGCCGTTTTACGTCACCAATCTGGAAGTCGCGGAAACGGTCAAATATGCCAGCAACATTTATCATGCCTTGAAGATCACCTTTGCCAACGAGCTGGGGGCATACTGCAAAAGCCTGGGCATCGACAGCCACGAAGTGATGGACTTGTTCACCCTCGACACCAAGCTCAACATCTCCAAAGCCTATTTGCGACCGGGTTTTGCCTTTGGCGGTTCCTGCCTGCCCAAGGATCTGCGCGCCTTGTTGTATCATGCCAAATCGCAGGATCTCAGCCTGCCGCTGCTGGAAGCGGTGCTGCCGAGCAATGAGCGCCATTTGCATCGCGTGGTCGAGATGGTGCTGGCGCAGGGCAAGCGCAAAATCGGCATCCTCGGTCTGAGTTTCAAAGCCGGCACCGATGACTTGCGCGAAAGCCCGCTGGTGCTGCTCACGGAAACGCTGCTGGGTAAGGGCCATGAATTGCGCATCCTCGACGGCGACGTGGCGATGGCGCGCCTGATGGGCGGCAACAAGGAATACATCGAGAAAGAGATTCCGCATCTATCTTCCCTGCTCTGCCGCTCGCTGGATGAAATCATCGAGTTCGCGGAAGTCATCATCATCGGCAACGGCAACCGCGAATATGCGGCGGTTTTCGAGAAGCGCAAACCGGAGCAGATCATCATCGATCTCGTCCGCCTGTTGCCGGACAATGGCGGCTCGCAGCCGAACTATCACGGCGTTTGCTGGTAG